A region of Drosophila mauritiana strain mau12 chromosome 3L, ASM438214v1, whole genome shotgun sequence DNA encodes the following proteins:
- the LOC117141303 gene encoding uncharacterized protein LOC117141303 has translation MNSSMWFSICATLCLTFLQQVASQDVHSRSKRFLIFPRQAPTRHQFIAGIGIPADLEYESLTVGYVLKAEYYLPYNATVYRQNPLFPEYKPNTIDAQDQRKLFMKPTDLRWQLYQFIEHMLNGYGLNGHECLLEAICEANNIKFAKDFSTAGEMLHLLLSPSSTLNSESNRALDFILAEKDGSRRDCSKYDCNTKIINWFSFVNKMNF, from the exons ATGAATAGTTCAATGTGGTTTTCAATTTGTGCAACGCTTTGTTTGACTTTTTTGCAACAAGTTGCATCTCAAGATGTTCACTCCAGATCTAAACGTTTTTTGATATTTCCACGACAAGCGCCCACAAGACACCAG TTTATTGCTGGTATTGGTATTCCTGCTGATCTTGAGTATGAATCTCTCACTGTTGGCTATGTCCTTAAAGCGGAGTACTATCTGCCCTATAATGCAACCGTCTACAGGCAAAACCCACTGTTTCCTGAATACAAACCAAACACCATAGACGCCCAGGATCAGCGGAAATTATTCATGAAACCCACAGATTTGCGCTGGCAACTATACCAATTTATCGAACACATGCTTAATGG gTATGGATTAAATGGTCATGAGTGTCTTTTGGAGGCCATATGCGAGGCTAATAACATCAAATTTGCGAAGGACTTTAGTACTGCTGGAGAAATGTTACACTTGCTTTTAAG TCCTTCTTCTACTTTAAACTCGGAGTCTAATCGAGCTCTGGATTTTATATTAGCGGAAAAAGATGGATCACGAAGGGATTGTTCAAAGTATGACTGCAATACAAAGATAATTAATTGGTTTTCGTTCGTCAACAAAATGAActtttga